The nucleotide window ACGGAAAAAATAGTTGGGCCAATAGAAAACCATTCTTAATCAGTCAGGTAAAATTCTATGCACCAGATGTATTGGGAGTGCAAGAAGCCATGCCAAATCAAATGAAAGCTATGGATAGCCTATTAGTGGATTATAGCTACGTTGGTGTTGGTAGAGATGATGGTAAGAATAAAGGCGAGTATTCTGCCATTTTTTATAATAAGGATAAGCTCGATGTAATAAAATCTTCAACCTTCTGGTTATCAGAAACACCAGGCAAAGTTAGTATGGGTTGGGATGCCGTTTGTAATCGTGTATGTACTTATGCATTATTTCAAGATAAAAACACAAATCGTAAGTTTTGGGTGTTCAATACACATTTTGACCATGTAGGGGAAGAAGCAAGAAAGCATAGTGCCATTTTAATTCTTGCTAAAATAAAAAGCCTAAATACGGAGAATCAACCCGTATTTTTAACAGGTGACTTTAATATGGAACCTAATCATAAAAGTATCTCTTTAATTTCTAAAACATTAAAGGATTCTAAACACATTTGCGAATTAGATTTTGGTCCACAAGGGACATTTAATGGTTTTAATTTTAATAAACCAGTAACCCGTAGAATCGATTATATTTTCGTATCAGAAGATGTTGAAGTTAACAAATATGCAGTGTTGAGTGATAATTGGAATATGCAATACCCATCAGACCATCTACCTGTGTTAATAGAAGCTAAACTAACTAACTAATTATATAACAATGAATAAGAAGACATTTTTACTGCTAATTACAGCAATTTCGGCCCTTGGTGGTTTGCTATTTGGTTATGATACTGGTGTAATTAATGGCGCACAATTTTATTTGAGTAAGTATTTTGAATTTGACCCAACAATGAAAGGTTTAGTTGTGAGCAGTGCACTTTGGGGTTGTTTTTTTGGTGCCATTATTGCCGGACCCTTAAGTATAAAAATAGGGCGCAAGTGGTCGTTAATTATTTCAGCGATACTATTCTCTGTATCAGCTTGGGGTTCTGGACTACCAGAAATGTTGCCTGAAACTATAACGGTGCTTATCGTTTTTAGGATTATTGGTGGATTGGGAATTGGTATAGCTTCGATGAATGCACCTATGTACATAGCCGAAATTGCACCAAGTAACATTAGAGGAAAAATGGTAACGTACTACCAACTAGCTATTGTGGTAGGCTTTTTTGTAGTGTTTTTAGCTACTTATTTTATAGGTAATAACTTAACCGAAGCACAAAATATTCAATTTGGCTGGAGACGCATGTTTTGGTCTGAACTTATACCAAGTATCCTGTTTTTAGTGCTCCTGTTTCTTGTTCCTAAGAGTCCACGTTGGTTGGCATTAAAAGGAGATGATGATGCAGCCTTGAGGATTTTGAATAAAGTTCATGGTGAAGTTCAGGCAAAAAACGAAATTAAAGAGATTAAAGAATCTTTAGAAACTAATAACAACAAAGAAAAAGTTAATTATTTATCAAAGGCAATTCTTATAATTATAATCATTGGTACTGCACTTTCTATGTTACAACAGTTTACAGGAATTAATGCGGTACTATATTACGGAGCAGATATATTTGAAAAGGCTTTAGGTTTTGGAAAAGAGGATGTATTGGCTCAACAAATATTGTTAGCATTTGTTAATTTGGTATTTACGTTTGTGGCGATGTTTACTGTTGATAAATACGGTAGAAAACCATTATTGTATATTGGTTCTATTGGTATGATTGTAGGGTTCTTGTTATTAGGAGTTTCATTGCAACAAAATGCAGTAGGCTTGGTATCTTTAATTGGTGTTTTAGTATTTATCGCTTCTTTTGCTTTGTCCATGGGACCTGTAGTTTGGGTGATATTATCAGAAATGTTCCCTAATAAAATGCGAAGTGTTGCCATGTCTGTAGCCGTAGCAGCACAATGGGCTGCAAATGGTTTGGTATCACAGACGTTTCCGATGGTAATGGAAAGTGAGGCCAACAACAGCGCACCTTGGAATGGCTCAATGCCATACTTTATTTTTATAGCCTTTATTCTTGTAATTATCTTTTTAACTTATAAGTTTATTCCAGAAACCAAAGGAAAATCCTTGGAAGAGATCGAGGAATTTTGGGAGTAATCAGACTTAAATTGTATAAATAAAAAAAAACGGTTTAGCAGATTCTAGACCGTTTTTTTTATATACTATCGTTTCAATTTTAATTTACATCAACAAAAACGTATGTAATAGAATAGAGGCGCACTAAACTTAGATGCTTTTTATAACTTTCTTCTTTTTATAGTTTCGTCCATACCATAGCAAAACACCTGTAATTGGTAAACTTGCTGTTAATAAGCTAACTAAAAAAGCAATAATCTTTCCGGCTATTCCTCCTATTGCGCCTATGTGTATGTCATAATTCATACGCAGTATTTTATCAGCTAATTGGGCATTTTTATATTTTCCATAAATACTTGGCGTTTCAATTTCCTCTAAAGTGTTTTGATCGAAAAACCTAAAATCTGAATCATAATATAACCCTTTACTGTTAGAAACTTCTACATAGATACTTTCTTCTTTTGTTTTGGGGTAATGTATTTCAAAGCTCTCAGCATTTGGATTTTCTTTTTTGAGTTTATAAATTAAATGATCTATTGGTACTTCACTGTCTTTTTCATTAATATTGCTCAGATTTTTTGGCACAATAAAATGCACATTTTTTTGGCCACTAGCAGTTTTATACACTATATATTTTAGCCAGTTGTAGGACATCATGGAGCCGGTAAATGCTAAAATCAATGCCAACGAACAAATATAAAATCCTATAACAGTATGTAGATCAAAGTTTTTACGTTTCCAGCGTGTGGTTTTTTTCCAATCAAATCTTAAGCGTTGCTTAAGATTTTTACGTTTTTTGGGTAGCCATAAAATGAAACCCGACAAAATAATTAAAATAAAAACTAAGATTGAAGCTCCTACAACTTGCTCGCCAATTGCTTTGGGCAGCCAAAGGCGCATGTGGCCCTTTAAAACAAATGCAAAAAAACCTGAAAGGTGGTCATCTATCTGAATCACCTTACCAGAGTATGGATTTAAGAAGACGCTTTGGTAAAACTCTGGTTCAGCGTCGTAAAATATAACTTCTATAGCCTCATCACTTTTCTTAAAAAGTGTTCCGTGCACTGTATTATTGGGAAAAATCTCTTTAGCTATTTCTCTTGCCTCAGTTGGTGTTATAATGGGTTGGTTCTGTGGTGAGACGTTTTTATAATCGTCGTATAAGCTTTCAATTTCGTCTTTAAAAGTCCAGCAGCATCCTGTAATTGCCACTATAAATACCACGAGACCTGTAATAAGGCCTAATATTTTATGTAGCTGAAATATGATCTTTTTAAAGGTCATTGATAAGAGTTTAAGAAAAGAGCAAGAACAATTTATTGTCTTGCTCTTTTTACGGAAATAATTAAAATAGATATGAAATGTT belongs to Winogradskyella sp. J14-2 and includes:
- a CDS encoding endonuclease/exonuclease/phosphatase family protein, which gives rise to MSKYILTILVVFSSFLVSSQDLKIMSYNIKLDYPKDGKNSWANRKPFLISQVKFYAPDVLGVQEAMPNQMKAMDSLLVDYSYVGVGRDDGKNKGEYSAIFYNKDKLDVIKSSTFWLSETPGKVSMGWDAVCNRVCTYALFQDKNTNRKFWVFNTHFDHVGEEARKHSAILILAKIKSLNTENQPVFLTGDFNMEPNHKSISLISKTLKDSKHICELDFGPQGTFNGFNFNKPVTRRIDYIFVSEDVEVNKYAVLSDNWNMQYPSDHLPVLIEAKLTN
- a CDS encoding sugar porter family MFS transporter, with the translated sequence MNKKTFLLLITAISALGGLLFGYDTGVINGAQFYLSKYFEFDPTMKGLVVSSALWGCFFGAIIAGPLSIKIGRKWSLIISAILFSVSAWGSGLPEMLPETITVLIVFRIIGGLGIGIASMNAPMYIAEIAPSNIRGKMVTYYQLAIVVGFFVVFLATYFIGNNLTEAQNIQFGWRRMFWSELIPSILFLVLLFLVPKSPRWLALKGDDDAALRILNKVHGEVQAKNEIKEIKESLETNNNKEKVNYLSKAILIIIIIGTALSMLQQFTGINAVLYYGADIFEKALGFGKEDVLAQQILLAFVNLVFTFVAMFTVDKYGRKPLLYIGSIGMIVGFLLLGVSLQQNAVGLVSLIGVLVFIASFALSMGPVVWVILSEMFPNKMRSVAMSVAVAAQWAANGLVSQTFPMVMESEANNSAPWNGSMPYFIFIAFILVIIFLTYKFIPETKGKSLEEIEEFWE
- a CDS encoding PepSY-associated TM helix domain-containing protein, which codes for MTFKKIIFQLHKILGLITGLVVFIVAITGCCWTFKDEIESLYDDYKNVSPQNQPIITPTEAREIAKEIFPNNTVHGTLFKKSDEAIEVIFYDAEPEFYQSVFLNPYSGKVIQIDDHLSGFFAFVLKGHMRLWLPKAIGEQVVGASILVFILIILSGFILWLPKKRKNLKQRLRFDWKKTTRWKRKNFDLHTVIGFYICSLALILAFTGSMMSYNWLKYIVYKTASGQKNVHFIVPKNLSNINEKDSEVPIDHLIYKLKKENPNAESFEIHYPKTKEESIYVEVSNSKGLYYDSDFRFFDQNTLEEIETPSIYGKYKNAQLADKILRMNYDIHIGAIGGIAGKIIAFLVSLLTASLPITGVLLWYGRNYKKKKVIKSI